The following coding sequences are from one Penaeus monodon isolate SGIC_2016 chromosome 21, NSTDA_Pmon_1, whole genome shotgun sequence window:
- the LOC119586279 gene encoding serine/threonine-protein phosphatase CPPED1-like, producing the protein MVEENFAVLAKDRKFLPYYSESQKEWKEPFFFIQAADTQFGMQEKYVEGKSSNYGWEQEMAWCRQMIADVNAMWPKPKFLVVCGDILDAMPDSEPEARRRQEVDFKRVFAGLDIPLVCVCGNHDVGNTPTPSTVAQWKTSFGDDYFSFWCGGVFFIVLNSQYYEDASQAEALAAEQERWLEEQLEVVRREKPQHAVVFQHIPWFLRSPEEEKEYFNMEIGLRTAMLEKFHAAGVRYIFSGHYHRNAGGFYKDLEEVVTSAVGAQLGDAGQGYRLVRVLEDRLSHHYYRLGTAPTHIHLPKPSKAEPVSKSLARTWSFSRAADTASRSWSIGL; encoded by the coding sequence ATGGTCGAGGAAAACTTCGCGGTCCTTGCTAAGGACCGGAAATTCCTGCCATACTACAGCGAGTCTCAGAAGGAGTGGAAGGAGCCGTTCTTCTTCATCCAGGCCGCCGACACGCAGTTCGGAATGCAGGAGAAGTACGTGGAGGGCAAGAGCAGCAACTACGGCTGGGAGCAGGAGATGGCATGGTGCCGCCAGATGATCGCCGACGTGAACGCCATGTGGCCCAAGCCCAAGTTCCTGGTGGTGTGCGGCGACATCCTGGACGCCATGCCGGACAGCGAGCCCGAGGCCCGCCGCCGCCAGGAGGTTGACTTCAAGCGCGTCTTCGCCGGGCTGGACATCCCCCTGGTGTGCGTGTGCGGCAACCACGACGTCGGCAACACCCCCACGCCCTCCACTGTGGCCCAGTGGAAGACCTCCTTCGGCGACGACTACTTCAGCTTCTGGTGCGGAGGCGTGTTCTTCATCGTCCTCAACTCCCAGTACTACGAGGACGCGTCGCAGGCGGAGGCGCTGGCGGCCGAGCAGGAGCGGTGGCTGGAGGAGCAGCTGGAGGTGGTGAGGCGAGAGAAGCCCCAGCACGCCGTGGTGTTCCAGCACATCCCGTGGTTCCTGCGCTCCcccgaggaggagaaggagtactTCAACATGGAGATCGGCCTCCGGACTGCCATGCTGGAGAAGTTCCACGCTGCCGGCGTCAGGTACATCTTCAGTGGCCACTACCACCGCAACGCCGGCGGCTTCTACAAGGACCTGGAGGAGGTGGTCACGTCCGCTGTGGGGGCCCAGTTGGGCGACGCCGGCCAAGGCTACCGCCTGGTCCGCGTGCTCGAGGACCGCCTCAGCCACCACTACTACCGCCTCGGCACAGCGCCCACGCACATCCATCTGCCGAAGCCCTCCAAGGCAGAGCCCGTCAGCAAGAGCCTGGCCAGGACCTGGTCCTTCAGCCGGGCCGCCGACACCGCCTCCAGGAGCTGGTCCATCGGCCTGTAG